In Mucinivorans hirudinis, the DNA window GCGACCGAACCACGCTTCGTCTATAAGATTATTCTGTGCGTTACAAATCCACGATGGAGTGAATACTTCTGCTTTATCTCTTACACGGGATAATTGTTCGGTTTTGTTTTTATCTACTCTTGGTTTAATAATATCACCATTCTTGCCTGTTATCTGAGATACAGTTATCTCATCAGCCTCTCCATATCCATCTCCCATAAAAGCATAATTATCCGTAGCCCAAATTATATTCTTTTTTGAACTATGGTCTTTAAGTAATATAGGCAAAAGCTCCTTGTCGTACTTAATTATATCATTCTCTTTTATATCAACGAGGTTTTTTGAAACCATATCTATTTTTTCTTTTTACTATCAATCAATTCCTTCGGATCTACTTGTAAGATTTCCGCTATCTCAAAAAGTAGTTCGAGACTTGGTTGGCGACGGTTGCAGACATAAGCATTCACGATACTGAAACTCTTTCCGAGTTTATCCGCAAGCCATGTTTGCCTAATGCCTTTTTCATCAAGCACTTCTCTTATTCTATTCATCGCATAAATCTTTTGCATAACATCTATTTGACCATAAAGGTATGAAATATTATGATGCATCCATATAAAATGGAGAGAAAATATTTTGTATTTCCCTCTCCATCATTATTTTTCGATGATTGAATGCTATTTTTTCTTGATTTTTTCAGCCTCGTGGTTTAGCTTTTCAGCTTCTTGTTGGCGGAGTCGGGCTTGCTCATCGAGGGTGGCTTTCTGTTGTACGGCTCGTTCGTAATTCTCTACATCTTTACTCATCTGTCGGATTTTGGCATTATCCCGGTTAATTTCGAAGAGGTCTTCTAATTCTGAGATGCGCTGTGGCGTGGCTTCGCCTTTCATTTTGATGTATCGGTATTTTAGGTCGTTGTCGATTCGGTCGTAGTTTGGACGTGTGGCGAGGTAGAGCCACGCACTTAGTCCGGTAATAATGATAATCATTCCGATGAAAATAAAAACAGCCTCTTTCGACACGATGTCAATTGTGATGCGTCGTTCTCGGATTACTGGTTTGCGAGCCTCCTCGATTGCTTCTTTTAGCTGTGTTGTATTGTCGGCTGTCTGGTCGATGCTGCTTTGCATCATCACGGTGAGGGTCTCTACTTTTGAGAGGTCGGATTGTGGGGACTTACTGTTCTGCTTGACCAATTTGGTCAGTTCTTCAATCATAAAGATGATTACATCTTCTTTGTCTGTTGCCATATTTTTTTAGTTTTTAAATGGTTAAAATCTGATTCCTTTTTTCTTTTTTCGTTGCATACGCTTGCGGAATGCCTCCTCTTCGGGGTCTGTGCCGTTGGGGAGTATCGGCATATCGAAGAGTGAGCCGATAGAGTCGCCAACGGTGCTGCTTTCGTGGTGTTCGGGGCGGTGCTGCGGTTGTTGCACAGGTGGCAAGACCTGTTGCTCCGCTCGGTTGTTCTGCCGTAAGGCGTAGTCGATTTTGGAGTAGCTGAACTGGCGATCTACCTTTGAGCCATTGAACGAGAGGTTGTTCATCGTAAACCTTACCCCCTCAATTTGGTCGGTTGAGCCTTTGGTTTTGAAGCCCAACTCTATCCCCTCTGTTCTGAGCCTGCTGCGGAGCTCTTGCCACGATTTCGATTGAGGGACGTGTTTGCAAAGAGCATCATAAATTTGGTACTTCGTTGCATCGGGTTCTCGGAGCTGCTCTCGCTTGACGTTCTCTTTTCCACTTGAAACATACAAGCCGTGTTTGATTGTTAGCTCTTTGCAGAGTGCCGTGCTGCGGAACCGTTCGTTTTGGTCGGAGATGCGTTTGCCGTTAAAGTCGATGCGGTTCATTATTAGGTGGATGTGCGGATGGTCTCGGTCGGTGTGGCGGACGATTAAGACCTGCGTATTGCCGTAGCCCATCTTTTTCATATACTCATCTGCTATCTCAATCATCTTCGCATTGGTCAGTTTTTCTCTATCCTGTGCCGAAAAATCGAGAGAGATATGGGCGACAGGCTTAGCAATTTGCACCAGTCGAGCCTGTGTTTCGAAGCTGCGGATTATGGACTCTTTGTCGATATTCCGCACTCCTTTTGTGGCGATTATATCGGCTTCTTTGCGATTCAAAACGTAGTTTACAGCATTGCCAAAACTATTTCCTTGTATGATTTTTGCTATCATTTTTTATTGAATTATTTAATCTGTCGTGTGCGGTCACGCACCATTTTCGATGGATTTTATTACGTTATCAATCTCTTTGGCGAGTGTTTCGGACTCGGTTTTCGCTGCGAAATACCCTGCTTGATTGGCTCGTTTGGCAATCTGATTTAGGTTGTTTGCCATACCTGTGAGCTTGGTTATCAGTTGCAGGTGGGTGGTGGTAAGCCGCTCTTTGACGGTGGAGTTTCGCAAGGCACTGCGGATGTATTCGCTTATGGTCAGTCCTGCTGTACTCGCATTTCTTAGCAATGCTTTGTACTCAATCAGCCCCAATTTTATGGAGGCTCGATACTGCCATCGGTCAATCGCCTCTTTCTTAGGGCGACCGTTCTCATTTCTATTTTTTATCGTTTTCATTATCTTGTTTTTTAGTCAGACC includes these proteins:
- a CDS encoding Mobilization protein BmgA, giving the protein MIAKIIQGNSFGNAVNYVLNRKEADIIATKGVRNIDKESIIRSFETQARLVQIAKPVAHISLDFSAQDREKLTNAKMIEIADEYMKKMGYGNTQVLIVRHTDRDHPHIHLIMNRIDFNGKRISDQNERFRSTALCKELTIKHGLYVSSGKENVKREQLREPDATKYQIYDALCKHVPQSKSWQELRSRLRTEGIELGFKTKGSTDQIEGVRFTMNNLSFNGSKVDRQFSYSKIDYALRQNNRAEQQVLPPVQQPQHRPEHHESSTVGDSIGSLFDMPILPNGTDPEEEAFRKRMQRKKKKGIRF
- a CDS encoding Mobilization protein BmgB, yielding MKTIKNRNENGRPKKEAIDRWQYRASIKLGLIEYKALLRNASTAGLTISEYIRSALRNSTVKERLTTTHLQLITKLTGMANNLNQIAKRANQAGYFAAKTESETLAKEIDNVIKSIENGA